A stretch of DNA from Maridesulfovibrio bastinii DSM 16055:
AAAGCTTCTTCTCTTTCACTAGGAATAGCAATCGATCGGATCAGTCCCGAAGCAGCAAGTTCCGCAAGCTTTATGCAGTCGAGACGATCTGTTTTATTGGTTGCAGTAACGGGGCGAGGAATGCGGCTGGGAGCAGCAACAATGACTTTGATACCGGCAGAGCGAAGCCTGCGTGCTAGCCCAAAACCAGTCGGTCCAGCCTCATAGCACACAGCTGAAATATATATGCGAAGTGATGTCAGTCTGTTGGTGATAGCTTCAACATCAGCTGGAGTCGTCCAGCTCTCAACCATTCCATCTGCTCTAAGCAAGGCCACACTAAAACTACGTTTATGTACATCAATACCTACGAAAAAAAGTTGACTTTGAAAGCCTTCCACAAACCTACTAATTGATGATATTGTAAGTCTAGCCATGTCAGCCCTCCTTGTGAGTTTCGCTTTTACTGGTATTCTACCAGATTAAACCCGGGAGTGCTGGCATGGTATTTTTATTACCAAGCTGCTTTCCGGTGTGTTTCTTTGTTTGTACGTTGAGAACATAGTTTATCTTTTTATTTTAAGACAGCTTATCCAGTAATATAAAAGGGCAGTCGCGGGCAGGTCTCTCTGTGATTACAGGATTCTTTGCCGATTATAGAAATAAAAAGTCCCGCTGCATTAATAGGCAGCGGGACTTTAATTTTATTATTTATTTCAGGATATTCAATTATTCCTGCTCACGTATTTCACGTATTGTGTTTGCGTAAGCACGGAACACGTCTTCCCTGTTGATAATACCAATTATGGAATCCTGATTTTCGGCTGAAACAACCGGAATCTGTCCGTAGTCGGTATCAACAAATTTAAGAAGAGCTGTATAAAGATCATCACCGCGGAACAGAGTTGCCGGCTTGGTTGCAAGATCCTTGGCGAGAATAAGGTCAAAAAGGTCCTGATTGAAAAGAACATTCCTGACGTTATGGATACTCAGCATACCTGTGATATGTCCCTCATGGTTTTTAATCGGGAAGAACAGTTCATTGGTATTGGCGATGATA
This window harbors:
- a CDS encoding IS110 family transposase, which encodes MARLTISSISRFVEGFQSQLFFVGIDVHKRSFSVALLRADGMVESWTTPADVEAITNRLTSLRIYISAVCYEAGPTGFGLARRLRSAGIKVIVAAPSRIPRPVTATNKTDRLDCIKLAELAASGLIRSIAIPSEREEA